One window of the Longimicrobium sp. genome contains the following:
- the purD gene encoding phosphoribosylamine--glycine ligase — MKILIVGNGGREHALLWKLRRDAPDAELFVTRANGGMAGATSLPLAPGEIQALAAWVETNGVDLTVVGPEAPLAEGIVDHFQAHGLCAFGPCKDAAEIESSKAFAKGLMQRHGIPTAAFACFDDLAAAEAYVRAAATKLVVKASGLAAGKGVVVAEDQNQAIEAVREMLAGSAFGTAGRQVVIEERMSGEELSVFALTDGTHVVPMVAAQDHKRIGEGETGPNTGGMGAYAPVSIATPELMARVQTEILEPTVAAMTEEGRPFRGLLYAGLMLTETGPRVVEFNCRFGDPETQAVLPLLRSSLLEPMMEIARGGSIEGLVLDWSDGAAATTVLASEGYPGDYATGAEIDIPADLESSPDVLVFHAGTRRADGRLVTSGGRVLALTGLAPTVAEAAAKSRAAAERIRFDGRYFRRDIGWREIERAEAARA; from the coding sequence GTGAAAATTCTGATCGTGGGTAACGGGGGGCGCGAGCACGCGCTCCTGTGGAAGCTGCGGCGCGACGCGCCCGACGCGGAGCTCTTCGTCACGCGCGCGAACGGCGGGATGGCGGGCGCCACCTCGCTGCCGCTGGCGCCGGGCGAGATCCAGGCGCTGGCCGCGTGGGTGGAGACGAACGGCGTCGACCTGACCGTCGTCGGCCCCGAGGCGCCGCTGGCGGAGGGCATTGTCGACCACTTCCAGGCGCACGGGCTCTGCGCGTTCGGCCCGTGCAAGGACGCCGCGGAGATCGAGAGCAGCAAGGCGTTCGCGAAGGGGCTGATGCAGCGCCACGGCATCCCGACGGCGGCGTTCGCGTGCTTCGACGACCTGGCGGCCGCGGAGGCGTACGTGCGCGCGGCCGCCACGAAGCTCGTCGTGAAGGCGTCCGGCCTGGCCGCCGGCAAGGGCGTGGTCGTCGCGGAAGACCAGAACCAGGCGATCGAGGCCGTGCGCGAGATGCTGGCCGGCAGCGCGTTCGGCACCGCCGGCCGGCAGGTGGTGATCGAGGAGCGGATGAGCGGCGAGGAGCTCTCCGTCTTCGCGCTGACGGACGGCACGCACGTCGTGCCCATGGTCGCCGCGCAGGACCACAAGCGCATCGGCGAGGGCGAGACGGGGCCGAACACCGGCGGGATGGGCGCCTACGCCCCCGTCTCCATCGCCACGCCCGAGCTGATGGCGCGCGTGCAGACGGAGATCCTGGAGCCCACCGTCGCCGCGATGACTGAGGAGGGGCGCCCCTTCCGCGGGCTCCTCTACGCCGGGCTGATGCTGACGGAGACGGGCCCGCGCGTGGTGGAGTTCAACTGCCGCTTCGGCGACCCCGAGACGCAGGCCGTCCTCCCCCTCCTCCGCTCCTCGCTCCTCGAGCCGATGATGGAGATCGCGCGCGGCGGATCGATCGAGGGGCTGGTGCTCGACTGGAGCGACGGCGCCGCGGCCACCACCGTCCTCGCCAGCGAAGGCTATCCCGGCGACTACGCCACCGGCGCGGAGATCGACATCCCCGCCGACCTGGAATCATCCCCCGACGTCCTCGTCTTCCACGCGGGGACGAGGCGCGCGGACGGACGCCTGGTCACCTCCGGCGGACGCGTCCTCGCCCTCACCGGCCTCGCCCCGACCGTCGCCGAGGCGGCCGCGAAGAGCCGCGCGGCCGCGGAGCGCATCCGCTTCGACGGCCGCTACTTCCGCCGCGACATCGGCTGGCGCGAGATCGAGCGCGCGGAGGCTGCCCGTGCCTGA
- a CDS encoding tetratricopeptide repeat protein, whose product MRRWRVPPALTHGDTDAFEGLSILDEITGDLGLVLWQSVRDAMLWGRAGKTEREALFTPGADRERVAEILAAGAPDDLEEPLKTLAAMLGAAASSREEIISLACRQVAQWAEAKGFLAVALSYAQAAAVVNPADPATAFAVGRLARRRAQHPRAETWYRRTIALARQAGDWPTYALAFDGLGNLYVLRGNFPAARRFFVRALRAANRNSLHDIEGRALHNMFGIAIETDDVREANELARAAFQAYGAHHPKLRDLAHDVAYFWTTQGHFDRALTVFKSLVGHFEEPAMRLALMGDLGRAAGGAGDREIFQQAWDEVAELVRENAGQDTTYRAYLDLAHGALSLGAWERADDAAQRALEGATRRGDGKTRLTAEALIEAARRHQRAEVQAAERDEWRETADALAGDFVHSLTS is encoded by the coding sequence TTGCGACGCTGGCGCGTGCCCCCGGCGCTCACCCACGGCGACACCGACGCCTTCGAGGGGTTGAGCATTCTCGACGAGATTACTGGCGATCTGGGGCTCGTCCTGTGGCAGTCGGTGCGAGACGCGATGCTGTGGGGACGCGCCGGGAAGACCGAGCGTGAAGCTCTTTTCACGCCGGGAGCGGACCGGGAACGCGTCGCCGAGATCCTGGCGGCGGGCGCGCCGGACGACCTGGAGGAGCCGCTGAAGACCCTGGCGGCCATGCTGGGCGCCGCCGCCTCGTCGCGCGAGGAGATCATCTCGCTGGCGTGCCGGCAGGTTGCGCAGTGGGCCGAGGCGAAGGGCTTCCTCGCGGTGGCGCTGTCGTACGCGCAGGCCGCGGCGGTGGTGAACCCGGCCGACCCGGCCACCGCGTTCGCCGTGGGCCGGCTGGCGCGCCGCCGCGCCCAGCATCCCCGCGCGGAAACCTGGTACCGCCGCACCATCGCGCTGGCGCGGCAGGCGGGCGACTGGCCGACGTATGCGCTGGCGTTCGACGGGCTGGGCAACCTGTATGTACTCCGCGGCAACTTTCCCGCGGCGCGGCGGTTCTTCGTCCGCGCGCTCCGCGCCGCGAACCGGAACTCGCTGCACGACATCGAGGGCCGGGCACTGCACAACATGTTCGGGATCGCCATCGAAACCGACGATGTCAGGGAGGCGAACGAGCTGGCGCGTGCGGCGTTCCAGGCGTACGGAGCGCATCACCCGAAGCTGCGGGACCTGGCGCACGACGTGGCGTACTTCTGGACCACGCAGGGGCACTTCGACCGCGCGCTGACGGTGTTCAAGTCCCTGGTGGGCCACTTCGAGGAACCCGCGATGCGCCTTGCGCTGATGGGCGACCTCGGGCGGGCGGCGGGTGGCGCCGGCGACCGTGAAATCTTCCAGCAGGCCTGGGACGAGGTCGCAGAGCTGGTGCGCGAGAACGCCGGGCAGGACACGACCTACCGGGCATACCTCGACCTGGCGCACGGCGCGCTGAGCCTGGGCGCCTGGGAGCGCGCCGACGATGCCGCGCAGCGCGCGCTCGAGGGCGCCACCCGCCGCGGCGACGGCAAGACGCGGCTGACGGCAGAGGCGCTGATCGAGGCCGCACGGCGCCACCAACGTGCGGAGGTCCAGGCAGCAGAACGCGACGAGTGGCGCGAAACCGCGGATGCCCTGGCCGGCGACTTCGTTCATTCGCTGACGAGCTGA
- a CDS encoding GIY-YIG nuclease family protein, which produces MASKSRPHPLRDAVGDARNRPGIYRMLDANGAVLYVGKSKSLRTRLLSYFRAKRGEKGHRILSEAAGLEWEYQPSEFAALLRELELIKRHRPHLNVQHKRDGRWSFLKLAPGPAPRLFVVHAVGDDAASYYGPFRGGKRVVEAVRELNDALGLRDCPVNTPIRFADQSDLFSFEHTPRCHRHELRLCLGPCCGGCSETQYRSRVDTARAFLNGEADEPLRRLNERMQAAAERWQYEVAASLRDRLARLERLRDEFRELREALDSLTFLYHVAGAEGDDRVYLVRRGTVRAVVPSPRSAAERRRLQRLSDEHFGRPEPKGALVQRHQVDEILLIARWFRLQPKEMERTTPPARVDALALSA; this is translated from the coding sequence GTGGCCTCCAAGTCCCGCCCCCATCCCCTCCGCGACGCCGTGGGCGACGCGCGCAACCGCCCGGGCATCTACCGGATGCTCGACGCGAACGGGGCCGTGCTGTACGTGGGGAAATCGAAGTCGCTGCGAACCCGGCTGCTCTCGTACTTCCGGGCTAAGCGAGGGGAGAAGGGGCACCGCATCCTGAGCGAGGCGGCGGGGCTGGAGTGGGAGTACCAGCCGAGCGAGTTCGCCGCGCTGCTGCGCGAGCTGGAGCTGATCAAGCGCCACCGCCCGCACCTGAACGTGCAGCACAAGCGCGACGGGCGGTGGTCGTTCCTGAAGCTGGCGCCCGGCCCGGCGCCGCGGCTCTTCGTCGTCCATGCCGTCGGCGACGACGCGGCCAGCTACTACGGCCCGTTCCGCGGGGGGAAGCGGGTGGTGGAGGCGGTGCGCGAGCTGAACGACGCGCTGGGGCTTCGCGACTGCCCGGTGAACACGCCGATCCGCTTCGCCGATCAATCGGACCTGTTCTCGTTCGAGCACACGCCGCGCTGCCACCGCCACGAGCTGCGGCTGTGCCTGGGGCCGTGCTGCGGCGGGTGCAGCGAGACGCAGTACCGCTCGCGGGTCGACACCGCGCGCGCGTTCCTGAACGGCGAGGCCGACGAGCCGCTGCGCCGGCTGAACGAGCGGATGCAGGCGGCGGCCGAGCGCTGGCAGTACGAGGTGGCCGCCAGCCTGCGCGACCGGCTGGCGCGGCTGGAGCGGCTGCGCGACGAGTTCCGCGAGCTGCGCGAGGCGCTGGACTCGCTCACCTTCCTCTATCACGTCGCCGGCGCGGAGGGCGACGACCGCGTGTACCTGGTGCGCCGGGGGACGGTGCGCGCGGTGGTGCCCTCGCCGCGGAGCGCGGCCGAGCGGCGGCGGCTGCAGCGGCTGAGCGACGAGCACTTCGGGCGTCCTGAGCCGAAGGGCGCCCTGGTGCAGCGCCACCAGGTGGACGAGATCCTGCTGATCGCCCGCTGGTTCCGGCTGCAGCCCAAGGAGATGGAGCGCACCACCCCGCCCGCGCGCGTGGACGCGCTGGCACTCAGCGCCTAG
- the mutM gene encoding bifunctional DNA-formamidopyrimidine glycosylase/DNA-(apurinic or apyrimidinic site) lyase, whose product MPELPEVETIVRGLADALPGATIRSVEVLKPDLIEGESAASFADALAGRRIESITRRAKNIVMDTAGEYLLVNLGMTGRLFLARPGDPPSTHPGVRFRLKDGRELTYHDVRRFGRLWRMQPDEWREWEATLGIEPLSDAFTAKWLFDATRKSRVAIKVWLMDQKRVVGVGNIYASEALFRAKVDPRTPADELTKAQAKKIRDGVRDVLTESIEFRGTTLLDYRDAEGEPGEFVRRLRVYDREGEPCVVCGRPIQRIVQGGRSTFFCARCQR is encoded by the coding sequence GTGCCTGAGCTCCCCGAGGTCGAGACCATCGTCCGCGGGCTGGCGGACGCCCTCCCGGGCGCCACCATCCGCTCCGTGGAGGTGCTGAAGCCGGACCTGATCGAGGGCGAGTCCGCCGCCTCGTTCGCGGACGCGCTCGCGGGGCGCCGCATCGAGTCCATCACCCGCCGCGCCAAGAACATCGTGATGGACACCGCCGGCGAGTATCTGCTGGTGAACCTGGGGATGACCGGCCGGCTCTTCCTCGCCCGCCCCGGCGATCCCCCGTCCACACACCCCGGCGTCCGCTTCCGCCTGAAGGACGGGCGCGAGCTGACGTACCACGACGTGCGGCGCTTCGGCCGGCTCTGGCGGATGCAGCCCGACGAGTGGCGGGAGTGGGAGGCCACGCTCGGCATCGAGCCGCTGAGCGACGCCTTCACCGCGAAGTGGCTGTTCGACGCGACGCGAAAGTCCCGCGTGGCGATCAAGGTCTGGCTGATGGACCAGAAGCGCGTGGTCGGCGTGGGGAACATCTACGCCAGCGAGGCGCTCTTCCGCGCGAAGGTCGACCCCCGCACGCCGGCCGACGAGCTGACGAAGGCACAGGCGAAGAAGATCCGCGACGGCGTGCGCGACGTACTCACCGAGAGCATCGAGTTCCGCGGCACCACGCTGCTGGACTACCGCGACGCCGAGGGCGAGCCGGGTGAGTTCGTGCGCCGGCTGCGCGTGTACGACCGCGAGGGCGAGCCGTGTGTGGTCTGCGGGCGGCCGATCCAGCGAATCGTCCAGGGCGGACGCAGCACCTTCTTCTGCGCGCGCTGCCAGCGCTGA
- a CDS encoding cystathionine gamma-synthase → MLPDHRNDTQNLGFGTRAIHAGQRPDPTTGAIMTPVYQTSTYVQPELGRHLGYEYARTQNPTREALEGNVAALEGGTYGLSFASGLAATDTMIKMFSAGDHIVCGENVYGGTFRLFDRVISRMGLRFTFVDSSSLDEIRAAIRPETKLVHVETPTNPMMRITDIAAAAEIAHAAGAWLSVDNTFATPYNQRPLELGADIVMHSVTKYLNGHSDMVGGILVTRSDEIHEQLRFLQNAAGAIPGPWDCWLALRGTKTLHVRMAAHNANGLRIAQWLEAHPKIERVYYPGLPSHPQHELAARQMQGFTGMITVETGSLENAKKLVDGVRIFALAESLGGVESLIGHPAMMTHASVPVDRRQAMGLSDGIVRLSCGIEDAEDLIADLEQALRG, encoded by the coding sequence ATGCTGCCCGACCACCGCAACGACACGCAGAACCTCGGCTTCGGCACGCGCGCCATCCACGCCGGGCAGCGCCCCGACCCCACCACCGGCGCCATCATGACGCCGGTGTACCAGACCAGCACCTACGTGCAGCCCGAGCTGGGCCGCCACCTGGGCTACGAGTACGCGCGCACGCAGAACCCCACGCGCGAGGCGCTGGAAGGCAACGTCGCCGCGCTCGAGGGCGGAACGTACGGGCTGTCGTTCGCATCCGGCCTCGCGGCGACGGACACGATGATCAAGATGTTCTCGGCCGGCGACCACATCGTCTGCGGCGAGAACGTCTACGGCGGCACCTTCCGCCTCTTCGACCGGGTGATCAGCCGGATGGGGCTCCGCTTCACCTTCGTCGACTCGTCGTCGCTCGACGAGATCCGCGCCGCCATCCGGCCCGAGACGAAGCTCGTGCACGTGGAGACGCCGACCAACCCGATGATGCGCATCACCGACATCGCGGCGGCGGCGGAGATCGCGCACGCGGCGGGGGCGTGGCTCAGCGTCGACAACACCTTCGCCACGCCCTACAACCAGCGGCCGCTGGAGCTGGGCGCCGACATCGTGATGCACTCCGTGACCAAGTACCTGAACGGCCACTCGGACATGGTCGGCGGCATCCTGGTCACCCGGAGCGACGAGATCCACGAGCAGCTGCGCTTCCTGCAGAACGCGGCCGGCGCGATCCCGGGGCCGTGGGACTGCTGGCTGGCGCTGCGCGGCACCAAGACGCTGCACGTGCGCATGGCCGCGCACAATGCCAACGGCCTCCGCATCGCGCAGTGGCTGGAGGCGCACCCGAAGATCGAGCGCGTCTACTACCCCGGCCTCCCCTCGCACCCGCAGCACGAGCTGGCCGCGCGGCAGATGCAGGGCTTCACGGGGATGATCACCGTGGAGACGGGGTCGCTGGAGAACGCCAAGAAGCTGGTGGACGGGGTGCGGATCTTCGCGCTGGCCGAGTCGCTGGGCGGGGTGGAGAGCCTGATCGGCCACCCGGCGATGATGACGCACGCCTCCGTCCCCGTCGACCGCCGCCAGGCCATGGGCCTCAGCGACGGCATCGTCCGCCTCTCCTGCGGCATCGAGGACGCGGAGGATTTGATCGCGGATCTGGAGCAGGCGCTTCGTGGGTGA
- a CDS encoding agmatinase family protein, giving the protein MSDATPDPLAAFRAAPAPPDPRASTLLRPATGPLAAGETVILGLPYDGGVPTRPGARFGPKAIRDALAAFGAYDGERDVVPTTDLGDLALPTMNGREAHARIEGAAREVFAAGARAIFLGGDHGCTGSVVRGLAAARPDVRLGVINIDAHLDVREYADDASLSSGTPFRRAIESGIVDGARVSMVGIRRFANSRHYLDWAREQGIHLITLDELAAKGAVQSAKAALYAATRDADALYLSIDMDAADAAFAPGVSASGIGGLTAREMIDLVTTIASHPLLIGADVMELSPPYDHDARTAKLAARLVLELLAGRV; this is encoded by the coding sequence GTGAGCGACGCCACGCCCGACCCGCTGGCCGCCTTCCGCGCCGCCCCCGCCCCGCCCGACCCGCGCGCGTCCACGCTCCTCCGCCCCGCCACCGGCCCGCTGGCGGCGGGGGAGACGGTGATTCTCGGCCTCCCCTACGACGGCGGCGTGCCGACGCGGCCCGGCGCGCGCTTTGGTCCCAAGGCCATCCGCGACGCGCTGGCGGCGTTCGGCGCGTACGACGGCGAGCGCGACGTGGTCCCCACGACCGATCTCGGCGACCTGGCGCTGCCGACGATGAACGGCCGCGAGGCGCACGCGCGCATCGAGGGCGCCGCGCGCGAGGTGTTCGCGGCCGGCGCGCGCGCCATCTTTCTCGGCGGCGACCACGGGTGCACGGGGTCGGTCGTCCGCGGGCTGGCGGCGGCGCGGCCGGACGTCAGGCTGGGGGTGATCAACATCGACGCGCACCTCGACGTGCGCGAGTACGCGGACGATGCGTCGCTCTCCAGCGGCACGCCCTTCCGCCGCGCGATCGAGTCGGGGATCGTGGACGGCGCGCGCGTGTCGATGGTCGGCATCCGCCGCTTCGCCAACTCGCGCCATTACCTGGACTGGGCGCGTGAGCAGGGAATCCACCTCATCACCCTCGACGAGTTGGCGGCGAAGGGCGCCGTCCAGTCCGCCAAGGCCGCGCTCTACGCCGCCACCCGCGACGCCGACGCGCTGTATCTGTCGATCGACATGGATGCGGCGGACGCGGCGTTCGCGCCGGGGGTCAGCGCCAGCGGCATCGGGGGATTGACCGCGCGGGAGATGATCGACCTCGTGACCACCATCGCCTCTCATCCCCTATTGATCGGCGCGGACGTGATGGAGCTGTCGCCGCCGTACGACCACGACGCGCGCACGGCGAAGCTCGCCGCGCGCCTGGTTCTGGAACTGCTCGCGGGGAGGGTGTGA
- the trpS gene encoding tryptophan--tRNA ligase — protein MKRILTGIQPSGTLHVGNYFGAIRPMVELQEQGEVFLFLADLHALTSTRDAAELRQYIREAAVDLLACGIDPARTLFWRQSDVALHSELMWILSTVTPMGLMERMVAYKEKVQKGIPAGVGLFTYPILQAADILLYDADLVPVGRDQKQHLEATRDIAIKINEAFGEGTLKLPDALISEEVAVVPGLDGQKMSKSYGNTVFLFGDEKTTRKRVMSIVTDSTPLEAPKDPKGSTVVALYRLFASKEDVARMEDEHRAGGVGYGTFKQRLFEAMWEHFAPMRARREELVARPDYVDDILRDGAERAKEIGGTVMARVRKAVGID, from the coding sequence ATGAAGCGCATCCTCACGGGAATCCAGCCCTCGGGCACGCTGCACGTGGGCAACTACTTCGGTGCCATCAGGCCCATGGTGGAGTTGCAGGAGCAGGGCGAGGTCTTCCTCTTCCTGGCCGACCTGCACGCGCTCACCAGCACCCGCGACGCCGCCGAACTGCGCCAGTACATCCGCGAGGCGGCCGTCGACCTGCTGGCGTGCGGCATCGATCCCGCGCGCACGCTGTTCTGGCGGCAGAGCGACGTGGCGCTGCACAGCGAGCTGATGTGGATCCTCAGCACCGTCACGCCGATGGGGCTGATGGAGCGGATGGTCGCGTACAAGGAGAAGGTGCAGAAGGGGATCCCGGCGGGCGTGGGCCTGTTCACCTATCCCATCCTGCAGGCGGCCGACATCCTGCTCTACGACGCCGACCTGGTGCCGGTAGGACGCGACCAGAAGCAGCACCTCGAGGCCACGCGCGACATCGCCATCAAGATCAACGAGGCGTTCGGCGAGGGCACGCTCAAGCTCCCCGACGCGCTGATCAGCGAGGAGGTGGCGGTCGTCCCCGGGCTCGACGGGCAGAAGATGAGCAAGAGCTACGGCAACACCGTCTTCCTGTTCGGCGACGAGAAGACCACGCGCAAGCGGGTGATGTCCATCGTCACCGACTCCACCCCGCTCGAGGCGCCGAAGGACCCGAAGGGCTCCACCGTGGTCGCGCTGTACAGGCTGTTCGCGTCGAAGGAGGACGTGGCGCGGATGGAGGACGAGCACCGCGCGGGCGGCGTGGGCTACGGCACCTTCAAGCAGCGCCTGTTCGAGGCGATGTGGGAGCATTTCGCCCCCATGCGCGCGCGCCGCGAGGAGCTCGTCGCCCGCCCCGACTACGTCGACGACATCCTCCGCGACGGCGCCGAGCGCGCGAAGGAGATCGGCGGCACGGTGATGGCGCGGGTGCGCAAGGCGGTGGGGATCGACTGA